CGCagcccccctcactctgacatcccTCCATTTGTTCATGTATAagtcctgagcatgtgtgtgtattgttgttCTAACagcagagtgtaaattgtaatttcccccctggggatcaataaaaagtgtaaattattattattattattattataataatgtgCAGCGTTATGCAATGCATTACTATGTatctattcatatatttattcatatttgtacCATGTCTATGAATTGTCCTTTTATGTGCCACTCTTCGTGCCTCTTAATTGCCCCTCTGGGACAAATCAAAGTTATTTGAACTGAATTGAACAAATGTTGGTGTGAATGTGCTCACCTCGAGCTCTGAGGAGGAGAACAGTAATCACAGTCATTAGGAGGACTTCAGCCACGTGCAGAGCCAACATGATGTAGTTCCGAGCAGACCAACCTGTACCAGGTGTGGAACACAAACAACGTCAGAGAAGAAAGTTGATGACACAAAATCAGAAGCACGAGTCATGCTAAGGTCGGTCGCTCCTCCACTTTGTTCCAGACTGACATATCTGGacagctattggatggattgccatgaactGAGGATGATGCCTGCTGACGTTGGGGGGTTCCTCAGATTAATATTTTTGATTAACATCTTTACAACTGCCAATGTAAATATGCATCTACATTTTTAACTAAATCTACAGAATTTGTATGAATTACAAAAATTACATTAGGAGCAATTCTGGGTTCTTTGTCTTGCCcgaggacacttcgacatgggactgcagggccaggggtcgaaaccaccgaccttccgattggtagtcgatcactctaccacctgagccacagctggTAAATTGGAACATTTCCCTCCTTGTGTTTGAGGGTAAACCATGCATTTTCTGTTTGGGTTGCAGAGATAACAGCTACACCATTCATTAGCAGACACATGTAATTAGTTTGTATCACATTTTGAACCCACTTGTACTAAcccatttggcaatggcttgaatgtaacagacgtttatcgatatcaaaaagttacgcactaaagctgtAAAATACATCAGATAATCAAACATATTTGTTACATCAGGATGATGTGATGTTAAACAGCTCAACATGttctcatttgtttttctcaccTGAGGACTGAGGAGGACTGAAGGGAAACACTTTTATAGTGGGCACGTAACCATCTGTCACTTTACACTTGAGCAACTCATACTTCTTTGAAACGTGCAGGAAATGAGAAGTCGGAAAGGAGACAGTGGCCGAGCAGCCAGACTGCGATGTTGTCACGCCTCTGTCATCTGGACcctcaaaataattttttttaccctcatacAGCCACCTCACTGTGTGAGTACATCGATCATATGACGACACAGAGCAGTTAAACGTCACCGCATCACCGTCCTTCTCTTCAGTCACTGGTGATGATGGAGATATGAGAGAAAGACAACAAGAGTTAAAATGAACTTCATCACTGTGATCATAATTATTGTAATGTTTCAGTTTATTATTCCAACAAGAACGTTTGATTATGATGTAAATACTCACTGGTAACAACAGACAGATCAATAGTGTCCCCACCATTTTGATTGTATCCTGGTCTGACCTGTCTGCAGGTGTAATTACCAGCATCCTTCTCTGTGACCTTCTTTATAACCAGAGAACATTTCTCTGTAACACTCAGTCTGTCTGATTTAACTTTGGCTTCTTCGGGAATCTGCCAGCGTTCAAACAGCGTCATTGTGTTTGAACCACTGAAGGTCCAGATAGTACTGTAACACTTCTCCTCATCATCCATCACATGTTCACAAGACAACGTGACTTCATCTCCATCTCTGACAGTGAAGGACTTATATTCcccagctgctgctgttgtgaaagagagagaaatgtgaaatcatttttttttcgaTCATATGACGACACAGAGCAGTTAAACGTCACCGTATCTGTCCTTCTGTTCAGTCACTGATAATGATGGAGATATTGTGAGAGAAAGACAAGAGTTAAATTAACTTCATCACTGTAATCATATTGTTCTAAAAATACAGTTTGAAAACACTATGATGTAAATACTCACTGGTAACAACAGACCGGTAAACCTCAGTGTCTGCTCTTCGTGGTTCTTCTGGTCTGAGCTGTGACTAACACCCTGAACCGTGACGTTCTTTATGACCAGAGAACATTTCTCTGCAACACTCTGTCTCAGTCTGTCGGATTTTGCTTCGCCGATTGCAAAAATCTGCCCTTGAATAATCAAAGCTGCTGATGCTGTGTTTCTTAATTTAAGTTCGATGCTTTTGcgctttttgaaatgttttgtcacttttttcaacgcttttttaaattcatggtcaataaaccgaCTTTATGACAAACAAACAGGGTTTAACACAAGGGTTGACTTACTATTACTGGAAAGCAAACAGACTACTTGTCTGTCTTGGTTAAATGAAGATTAGGTAATAAAGTTAAATtaatgaaattaataaattagcTTTCTTATGTTTGTTATTTGTATACATGTTCTATGTGTCCTTACCTGTGAACTGAAGCACCAGTATCAGAAATAAAGACGTTTTAGTCCATCTGAATTCAGCCATCGTTCTTCCTCTGTGTATCTCTGCTGTTTTGATGCTCTCAACTGTCCGAGTCACTAAACTAATGCATCTCATGAGGAAATCAGTTTATATATATTATCTGCTGTTAAGAAAGAGGCACTTCCTCATtgtctgattttctttttcctttgaaGGTGGAGCAAATCAACTTCCCGTCTCCGTGATTTCCAAACAACCGTCCGCAGTGGCGTACATTGAATGCAACTGTAGCTAAATGATCCCCAATTCCCTGATCCACATGAAGGAGGTCAGAGGCCACAGCAGCCTCACAAAGATCCTGTGCAACTGGATTAAACATGTGAGGGCTGCATCTCTTCCCATCTTTCCTCTTCAGctattctaaaataaaaaaggggtaaaaaaaaaaaaccaaaaacctAACAAACAAAACTTGATTACATTTTGATTCTTTACATTAATTGATTTGCCATAGTTCCTTGTGTACTTACATACATAAAGACAATGAAAAGACTGTTCTCCACCAACCATTTGCAGTgcaacaggaaaagacaacagtcCGACCgatgtacactaccggtcaaaagtttggggtcacttagaaatttccattccactccattccagacagaataccagctgagatcagttgcattgtttgtttttttaatcagggcagcagttttcagatgacattatgtgcttacataattgcaaaagggttccaaaggcacattctgtttactaatctgatattattttaaaaggctgactgagaaaacattggagaacccttttgcaattatgtaagcacataatgtaatctgaaaactgctgccctggttaaaaaaacaggagggtcaactgatctcagctggtattctgtctgtaatggaaatttctaagtgaccccaaacttttgaccagtagtgtatGTCACATGGTTGTGTGAGGTCCTGTTTTACCAGCAAAAAAACGTGTAAAAAACCCCCGAAAAGTTCCACAGGATGATTCTTcaataatgtatttaaaataaaaaaggttacGTTGGTACAGCAtaaagagtaaaaaaacaaaaacaaagacccTCCTCCAGCCGGTCACACCCTgtgattctttttcttttgtcctcCTTTTCTTCTGTACCTGTTTCACATCCATCTTTAACAAGCACATCTTActacgctgtgtgtgtgtgtgtgtgtgtgtgtgtgtgtgtgtgtgtgtgaggcaaaCACAGCTGCTTCTCATAACCTTGATTCCCAGTCCAACAAACAATTaagaaaacacagcaaatccACCAAACCATGCAAATAACGTCTACCAATAAAACCAAATGCAAAAATACACACTGCCAAAACCAAAACATGCAAAGTTGGGATCAAAATGAAAAGCTAAAGTCTAAAGTCACATACTGACACGTACAAAAGAATACATAGActgaaatatataaaagcagataaaaacattttaaaagcagcagcagctaaacacattCTAGCCACCTAATTACCTCGAACAACCCCACTTCAGAATAACTGAACTATCTCTTTAAATAACTGGAGGTAGAGCATCAAAACTCCACCATCCCATTTTGCACAAATGCAGTGTCTGGTCTGTTCATGTTGTTCTGAAATGAAAAACTTTGTAACATGTTAGTTAGTTACTTAGTTAGTTAATACTGTCTGAGATGTATTTGCATTCATATTACGCTGCAGTAGGTAGTCATGTGCATCCACCATGAGAACTTTGACCGATTAGatgggtagttttatttctaacattattctatcaacacagacatttacatcgatagtctggcgttatagtttatttgcctcgggtgtactgcggagtgggtaagactgtttttagtggcaggctagcagatactgttgacttgcgctagcctagcaccagcgaactctgcaactggaaggactgctTCGCTAACAGGGAGCTCCGTCTTTTCAACAgaaaacaattatgtgcattcaaactaccgttctcgtgtaccaccgggatacattggtacagatcggagaatatagactagatagatagaatatactttattgtcccctaGGGGAAATTTGTCATGGACTCAAGAGCGCGTAGTGCATAGTAGTAGCTGCCATTACAGACAATAAATACACgtaaaaaaataatgcaataataaaaaatatgcaggacactttattacagacggaatactcgacagactacgcgagcttcgcctgctacggtcTCGCCcgatgccgctagccggggGAAAGGGACCACGACAGCGGTGTGCAGGAGTGGAAAgcagctaggtggaaagctaacgctggtcggccacctgttccatcaatcctgcttacaagtgtccgctcattagacaacaaactggactacatctcccaacgcaagttcagagactgctgtgtttttgttgttgtggaaacatggctgaacaacagtgtacctgactatccagctaccaggccggctgctctgtcgccgggtaagactagtggaggtgggctgtgttaacacggactggtgcagaaatggggtgcttgtatccaactaactgctaactgctggtggagtttgtgcctgttaaatgccgaccattttacattccacgcaaatttacggctgtgtttatactcgtgTTTACAGCCCAACAAGCGCTAACGCTAGTAGTCctttagctgaactttacggagccgataatgtgtgtgcactaaatgtagcctgtttcgtatgtcgttgttatataatgtcgtttatatatatatatattaaatgtgtaacaccacttgagccacggtgaaacgctGTTTCacgtatatggttgaaatgagaataaaacacacttgagttgagttgaatgctgcctcactgtctgtctgtctgtaaacggtaggcgtggcttgggagtggactctaaagcagcgaagtaagtgcattctgggatttggtgtctttcatccacatgagccaaaaacacattttctggtttatcttggcctagaagccaccaatttctaaaagaaattcacatttccactacataagtgacccaatttaaagatatattcgtctttccaacggtgaaatgtCCGTGAAATTTTAATGTCCGTGGTGCAATATGGTGATACTGTAGCAGCTGAAAGAACACACATAAGATGATGTTTTAATGTCTGAGACCTGTTGGTTTGGTATAAGACCTCAACATTACGACATGTCGGTTCCCTTTTCTGATGAATGTTGCACAGAATGTTACTGTTGCAACAATTTTAGACCTGTAATTTCTCTTTTACCTTCCTTCTGCAGAAAGAACAGAGTCctcttttaaatgtatttagtttttaagaGATATGTCTTTAATCCTTATCTAGGAAAGTATGGTTTAAATGTTGAACAGCATtcaaatcagaatcagaatcagaaagggttttattgcaaagcatgttttttaacacatacaaggaatttgttttggtgttgttggtgcacgtcacacattccctagatggaatattaaacaatataagtgtAGGTATacacaatataagtatatgtacacagtatgtattcaattaaaaataaagatataaataaaaaataaagagcattacagcagagagagaacagtggcattaagagccaggggtggagagtcagggtggttttcgggccttgttaataaggctagtggcggagggggaAAAGCTGTttatgtgacgtgaggttttggtcctgatggacctcagcctcctgccagaggggagtgtctcaaagagtttgtgtccggggtgggagggatcggccacaatctttccagctcgcttcagagtcctggagACATACAGGTCCTGGAGCggtggcagattgcagccaatcaccttctctgcagactgAATGATCAAATCCAATATACAGTTAGGTACTCTGTCTGTTGGACAAATATCACATTCATAAATGCTTCACTTTCTACCAAATCCATTCCTTTCTTTTGACTAACAACATCAGATATTTGCTatagcctaaaccgtacatggtggggggttgccattttcaggactagTCCAAAACTCTGCAAGaacctcaggcgcaacaattgacccacttccaccactaggtggcgctatagcagaaaacacgcgtttggccctataactcccacaccgtacaccggacattcaaaaaccatatatccacgcgttc
The Sander vitreus isolate 19-12246 chromosome 18, sanVit1, whole genome shotgun sequence genome window above contains:
- the LOC144533257 gene encoding uncharacterized protein LOC144533257, which produces MAEFRWTKTSLFLILVLQFTAAAGEYKSFTVRDGDEVTLSCEHVMDDEEKCYSTIWTFSGSNTMTLFERWQIPEEAKVKSDRLSVTEKCSLVIKKVTEKDAGNYTCRQVRPGYNQNGGDTIDLSVVTMTEEKDGDAVTFNCSVSSYDRCTHTVRWLYEGKKNYFEGPDDRGVTTSQSGCSATVSFPTSHFLHVSKKYELLKCKVTDGYVPTIKVFPFSPPQSSGWSARNYIMLALHVAEVLLMTVITVLLLRARGNRRAPDDNTVHGDGDEHGGTVNYENVGEPSISVRLP